The following proteins are encoded in a genomic region of Fusobacterium sp. DD2:
- a CDS encoding sigma factor, with protein sequence MDMIKVLDFEKEIVKKYIDEEQFIEFMKENGSKKLDLDFSNLKLKELSEDDVENLGEETVLDYLEEVATITFEDEAEDEEAKVVRNLPGIASLAFHYLREGVAYLDIVQEGTLGLIKALENYRDEDGDFDNYKNYWIIREMVLFINGKISDIKNEFRSYFRDKKEHFGHDHEHEEGHDEETGEVFLTEKDLLPSVEAIEKREKLVDRIIEFSYLKNRLSDRQIEVLNLYFGFGVDRRYSIFEIEEKLKLQSGDGEKIFEQSLFILSTVEGKVFL encoded by the coding sequence ATGGATATGATAAAAGTATTAGATTTTGAAAAAGAGATTGTAAAAAAATATATAGATGAAGAGCAGTTTATAGAATTTATGAAGGAAAATGGAAGTAAAAAACTTGATCTTGATTTTTCAAATCTTAAGTTAAAAGAGTTAAGTGAAGATGATGTTGAAAATTTAGGCGAAGAAACTGTTTTAGATTATTTAGAAGAGGTTGCAACAATCACTTTTGAAGATGAAGCTGAAGATGAGGAAGCAAAAGTAGTTAGAAATTTACCAGGGATAGCATCACTAGCTTTTCATTACTTAAGAGAGGGTGTAGCTTATTTAGATATAGTTCAGGAAGGGACATTAGGTCTTATTAAAGCTCTTGAAAACTATAGAGATGAAGATGGAGATTTTGATAACTATAAAAATTATTGGATAATCAGAGAGATGGTACTTTTTATCAATGGAAAAATCTCTGATATAAAAAATGAGTTTAGAAGTTATTTTAGAGATAAAAAAGAGCATTTTGGTCATGACCATGAACATGAAGAGGGACACGATGAAGAAACAGGTGAAGTGTTCTTAACAGAAAAGGATCTATTACCAAGTGTAGAAGCAATTGAAAAAAGAGAAAAACTTGTTGATAGAATCATTGAGTTTTCATATCTGAAAAATAGATTAAGTGATAGACAGATAGAAGTATTAAACCTGTATTTTGGTTTTGGAGTAGATAGAAGATACTCTATATTTGAAATAGAGGAGAAACTTAAACTTCAAAGTGGAGATGGAGAAAAGATATTTGAACAATCTTTATTTATACTTTCAACAGTGGAAGGAAAGGTATTTTTATGA
- the dnaG gene encoding DNA primase: MRYKSEDIDMLIDSLKIEEVVGEFVELHKTGSSYKGLCPFHPDTTPSFMVSPSKNICKCFVCGAGGNPITFYARYKKISFIEAVEELSKKYNIPIKASGESYKKRENNEKYFEIMKEAHKFFQDYIFSNAGREALDYLAGRQVTPKIIKENGLGLAPNRWSDLNDYLISKGYEAKDLLALGLIKEGENGTTYDAFRNRIMFPIYSIQGEIIAFGGRTLEKDKETPKYINSPDTPIFKKGRNLYGLERSGIVRKKNYAMLMEGYMDVLSAYLYGFNVALAPLGTALTEEQGIILKRYTQNIILCFDSDGPGQMATERAGLILKSLGFNIRVLHLEGAKDPDEYLKHYGKESFLKCVKNSLEIFDFLFKYYSKDYDFKNVISKQNFINRFKDFFQCVDTELEKFLYLDKLSKQVDIDKDVLKETLIDKNTKKSRKFDEDLVNITRQRREGIINRVEKDTLVVCLARQEYFKYFKDKNIKGSLTTKVFKYLDEHSEEKRKVIINELPEAVELTEMELEEWQLVICSLLEDFSDEDKIQELLKETFLSWFNQEIEGSYTTAQTLDWLAGLKLTQDIRNLKEELGNASDFEEILEIYARFKKLLDLEVN, from the coding sequence ATGAGATATAAGAGCGAAGATATTGATATGCTAATAGATTCACTAAAAATTGAAGAGGTTGTGGGAGAGTTTGTAGAACTTCATAAAACTGGATCAAGCTATAAAGGTTTGTGTCCATTTCACCCAGATACAACACCGTCATTTATGGTGAGCCCAAGTAAAAATATATGCAAATGTTTCGTTTGCGGTGCAGGTGGGAATCCTATTACTTTTTATGCCCGTTATAAAAAAATTAGTTTTATAGAGGCAGTAGAAGAACTTTCTAAAAAATATAATATTCCAATAAAAGCTTCAGGAGAAAGCTATAAGAAAAGAGAAAATAATGAAAAGTATTTTGAGATTATGAAAGAAGCTCATAAGTTTTTTCAGGACTATATCTTTTCAAATGCTGGACGTGAAGCACTAGATTACCTTGCTGGACGGCAGGTAACTCCTAAGATAATCAAAGAAAATGGCCTGGGACTTGCCCCAAATAGATGGAGTGATCTTAATGATTATCTTATAAGCAAGGGATATGAAGCAAAGGATCTGTTGGCCCTGGGACTTATAAAGGAAGGGGAAAATGGAACCACCTATGATGCATTTAGAAACAGAATAATGTTTCCAATCTACTCTATACAGGGGGAGATAATAGCTTTTGGAGGACGTACTTTAGAAAAGGACAAAGAGACTCCAAAGTATATAAACTCACCAGATACTCCTATATTCAAAAAAGGAAGAAATCTGTATGGATTAGAAAGAAGCGGTATAGTGAGAAAGAAAAACTATGCTATGCTTATGGAAGGTTATATGGACGTGCTTTCTGCATATCTATATGGATTTAATGTTGCTTTGGCACCACTAGGAACTGCCCTTACTGAGGAGCAGGGAATAATACTGAAAAGGTATACACAGAATATTATCTTATGTTTTGACTCAGATGGACCGGGACAAATGGCCACTGAACGGGCTGGATTAATATTGAAAAGTCTGGGATTCAACATAAGAGTATTACATCTTGAGGGAGCAAAAGACCCAGATGAGTATTTAAAACATTATGGAAAGGAGAGTTTTTTAAAATGTGTAAAGAACTCACTTGAAATCTTTGACTTTTTGTTTAAGTACTACTCTAAGGACTATGATTTTAAAAATGTTATTTCAAAACAGAATTTCATAAATCGATTTAAAGATTTTTTTCAGTGTGTAGATACTGAACTGGAAAAGTTTTTATATTTGGATAAGCTATCTAAGCAGGTAGATATTGACAAAGATGTACTAAAAGAAACCTTGATCGATAAAAATACAAAAAAATCAAGGAAATTTGACGAAGACTTAGTAAATATAACTAGACAACGTAGAGAAGGTATAATAAATCGGGTAGAAAAGGATACTTTAGTTGTGTGCCTGGCAAGACAGGAGTACTTCAAGTACTTTAAAGACAAGAATATAAAAGGCTCATTGACGACTAAAGTGTTCAAGTATCTAGATGAACATTCAGAAGAAAAAAGAAAAGTGATTATAAATGAACTTCCTGAAGCAGTTGAGCTTACAGAAATGGAACTGGAAGAATGGCAATTGGTCATCTGTTCACTATTGGAAGATTTTTCTGATGAAGATAAAATACAGGAATTGCTGAAGGAAACTTTTCTTTCGTGGTTTAACCAGGAAATAGAAGGAAGCTACACCACAGCTCAGACTTTGGATTGGCTAGCTGGACTCAAACTTACTCAGGATATAAGAAACCTGAAGGAAGAATTGGGTAACGCCAGTGATTTTGAAGAAATACTAGAAATCTATGCAAGATTTAAAAAGTTACTTGATCTAGAAGTTAATTAG
- a CDS encoding Nif3-like dinuclear metal center hexameric protein encodes MIVKDIIKIFEAKYPRANAEDWDNVGLLVGNAKNEVLKIQISIDATEKAIDHAIQNGVDLIITHHPMIFKGIKSIDYSTVLGRKIIKLIQNGISLYAMHTNLDSSKEGLNEYVATLLGATDAKIVDENPNDEEVGIGRFFTLHDKVSIERYADFVKKTLKIGHVRLICEDRKKEIRKIAVVNGSGMSYWRKVKSMGADLLITGDIGYHEALDAKENNLNLIDIGHFESEICFTRLLKKELEDLKIEVIIYNDGPVFISY; translated from the coding sequence ATGATAGTTAAAGATATAATAAAAATCTTTGAAGCTAAATATCCCAGAGCAAATGCTGAGGATTGGGATAATGTTGGATTATTAGTTGGAAATGCTAAAAATGAAGTGCTAAAGATACAGATTTCCATAGATGCTACTGAAAAAGCTATAGATCATGCTATTCAAAATGGAGTGGATCTTATTATCACCCATCACCCAATGATATTTAAGGGAATAAAGAGTATAGATTATTCAACAGTTCTTGGAAGAAAAATAATAAAGCTGATACAGAATGGAATTTCCCTTTATGCTATGCATACTAATCTTGATTCATCTAAAGAGGGATTAAATGAGTATGTAGCAACTCTTTTAGGTGCAACTGATGCTAAAATAGTAGATGAAAATCCAAATGATGAAGAGGTAGGAATTGGAAGATTTTTTACTTTACATGATAAAGTTTCAATAGAACGTTATGCTGATTTTGTTAAAAAGACACTTAAAATTGGGCATGTAAGACTTATATGTGAAGATAGAAAAAAAGAGATAAGAAAAATAGCAGTGGTAAATGGATCTGGAATGAGCTATTGGAGAAAAGTAAAATCTATGGGAGCAGATCTTTTGATAACTGGTGATATAGGTTATCACGAGGCATTAGATGCTAAGGAGAATAATCTTAATCTGATAGATATTGGACATTTTGAAAGTGAGATATGTTTTACTAGACTTTTGAAAAAAGAACTTGAAGATTTAAAAATAGAGGTTATAATTTATAATGATGGACCTGTATTTATAAGCTATTAA
- the rpoD gene encoding RNA polymerase sigma factor RpoD yields MREFIKNEKVLALVRKAMEEKRITYEEINNSLKGDFPVDKIEKLISGMMDQGIDIIREEDIKKEEKLKEEIKTKAKKKRATKTTTKAKKETAKDTEDKEEEKETKTAKTKKTAKKTTRSRKKKDEDLEDEVDEKEDAVLDEDADDSFDKDDFSEDEDFDESALEEKAENFDDDEELDHFNPDDLEDINDEELINDDLFTIQGDMKVDEPIKMYLREIGQIPLLTHEEEVAYAKRALEGDEWASQQLIEANLRLVVSIAKKHTNRGLKLLDLIQEGNIGLMKAVEKFEYTKGYKFSTYATWWIRQAITRAIADQGRTIRIPVHMIETINKIKKEARIYLQETGKDATQEVLAERLGMEVEKVKAIQEMNQDPISLETPVGSEEDSELGDFVEDQKMLNPYELTNRSLLREQLDSVLNTLSSREEKVLRYRYGLDDGSPKTLEEVGKIFKVTRERIRQIEVKALRKLRHPSRRKKLEDFKV; encoded by the coding sequence ATGAGAGAGTTTATAAAAAATGAGAAAGTTCTTGCTCTAGTCAGAAAAGCTATGGAAGAAAAACGTATTACTTACGAAGAGATAAATAATAGTTTAAAAGGAGATTTTCCTGTTGATAAGATTGAGAAACTGATCAGCGGTATGATGGACCAGGGAATCGATATCATAAGAGAGGAAGATATCAAAAAAGAAGAAAAACTTAAAGAAGAGATAAAAACAAAAGCTAAGAAAAAAAGAGCAACAAAAACAACAACAAAAGCTAAAAAAGAGACAGCTAAGGATACAGAAGATAAAGAGGAAGAAAAAGAAACTAAGACAGCAAAAACTAAAAAAACTGCGAAAAAAACAACAAGATCAAGAAAGAAAAAAGATGAAGATTTAGAGGATGAAGTTGACGAAAAAGAAGATGCAGTTTTAGATGAGGATGCTGATGATTCTTTTGACAAAGATGATTTTTCCGAGGATGAGGACTTCGATGAGAGCGCTTTAGAAGAAAAAGCTGAAAACTTTGACGACGACGAAGAGTTAGATCATTTTAATCCAGACGACTTAGAAGATATTAACGACGAGGAGTTGATAAATGATGATTTATTTACTATCCAAGGAGATATGAAAGTGGACGAACCAATAAAAATGTATCTTCGTGAGATTGGACAAATACCCCTACTGACTCATGAAGAAGAAGTGGCATATGCCAAAAGAGCACTTGAAGGAGATGAATGGGCAAGTCAACAATTAATAGAGGCAAACTTAAGATTAGTTGTAAGTATTGCAAAAAAACATACAAATAGAGGGTTGAAACTCCTAGATCTTATTCAAGAAGGAAATATTGGTCTGATGAAAGCAGTTGAAAAATTTGAATATACTAAGGGGTACAAGTTTTCTACATATGCAACATGGTGGATTAGACAGGCAATTACTAGAGCCATTGCAGACCAAGGAAGAACAATTAGAATACCTGTACACATGATAGAGACAATTAATAAAATTAAGAAGGAAGCGCGTATATATCTTCAAGAAACTGGAAAAGATGCAACTCAGGAAGTATTAGCAGAAAGATTGGGAATGGAAGTTGAAAAAGTTAAAGCTATCCAGGAAATGAATCAAGATCCTATCTCTTTAGAAACACCTGTTGGAAGTGAAGAAGACAGTGAATTAGGAGATTTCGTTGAGGATCAAAAAATGCTAAATCCATATGAACTTACAAATAGATCCCTTCTAAGAGAACAACTAGACAGTGTATTAAATACATTGAGCAGTAGAGAAGAGAAAGTCCTAAGATACAGATACGGACTTGATGATGGATCACCAAAAACATTGGAAGAAGTTGGAAAAATCTTTAAGGTAACAAGAGAAAGAATCAGACAGATTGAAGTCAAAGCATTAAGAAAATTAAGACATCCTAGCAGAAGAAAAAAACTAGAGGACTTCAAAGTATAA